In Rhineura floridana isolate rRhiFlo1 chromosome 1, rRhiFlo1.hap2, whole genome shotgun sequence, the following proteins share a genomic window:
- the LOC133375505 gene encoding fucolectin-like: protein MPIARTWLLALALLAGRGEAQSCRPELQGIAHNLAKGRPACQSSIYPHVIIGAASKAVDGNCGGDWFKDGTCTHTQQDTEPWWYVDLGDQYAISAVIVKNRGDGSGKRLEGAQIRVGDSVADHGKSNPLCGTITNTSLGSITTLYCNWLKGSYVSINIPGRAEYLHVCEVEVYGTKMEDQC from the exons ATGCCCATCGCCCGGACTTGGCTGCTGGCCCTGGCACTCCTGGCTGGGCGTGGGGaggcccagagctgcaggcctgAACTCCAAGGGATTG CTCACAACTTGGCCAAAGGCCGCCCGGCCTGTCAGTCCTCCATCTACCCACATGTGATTATTGGAGCAGCAAGCAAAGCTGTCGATGGGAACTGTGGTGGGGACTGGTTTAAAGACGGCACCTGCACCCACACGCAGCAGGACACAGAGCCCTGGTGGTACGTGGACTTGGGCGACCAGTATGCCATCTCCGCTGTGATAGTGAAGAACCGTGGAGATGGTAGTGGCAAGAGACTCGAGGGAGCCCAGATCCGTGTGGGAGACTCCGTGGCTGACCATggcaagtccaaccccct ctGCGGGACCATCACAAACACCAGCCTTGGCTCCATCACTACGTTGTACTGCAATTGGCTCAAGGGCAGCTACGTGAGCATCAACATTCCTGGACGGGCAGAGTACCTTCACGTGTGCGAAGTGGAGGTCTATGGCACCAAAATGGAAGACCAATGTTAA